Below is a genomic region from Parageobacillus toebii NBRC 107807.
CCCTAAGTCTGTGACAATATAAATATCATCTTCTGATTCAAATCCTTCTTCCATATACGGCGCACCGCTCCACGCCGATTGAAATAACTCATATACTTCATTATTTCCGACTTGAAGATACGCTCGTCCCGTTACCGTAATGGTAGCCGCGTCTCCGTTTTTCAATATTTCCTTGCTGTCGCTGGCATCTTGCACTTTCAAGCTGATGCGAAAGCGGGCATTGCTCCAAATTTGCTCGTCGATGACTCCTCTTGGCTTTTGTGTGGCTAAAATAAGATGGACTCCTAAGCTGCGGCCAATCCGCGCCGCGCTCACCAATTCGCGAATAAAGTCCGGTTCTTCGCTTTTTAACTCAGCGAATTCATCAGCGATTAAGAATAGGTGCGGAAGAGGCTCTTTTGCCTTTCCTTGTTTATATAGCTCCATATAGTCATTGATGTGATTTACTTCATAACGGTCAAACAAGCGCTGCCGCTTTTTCAGCTCACTATTAATCGAAGCCAACGCGCGCGCGCTGAAGTTTTTGCTGCCATGAATGTTAGTAATCGTGCCCAATAAATGTGGAATGTTTTTAAACGGCTGCGCCATGCCGCCTCCCTTATAGTCAATGAGCAAAAACGCAACTTCATGCGGGTGAAAATGCACCGCCAGTGACAAAATATACGTTTGCAGCAGTTCACTTTTCCCTGATCCTGTCGTTCCGGCGACAAGCCCATGCGGACCGTGCGCTTTTTCATGCAAGTTCAGCTCTACGACATCTTTTTTGCCTTTTAGTCCAATCGGAACGGCCAACGAGCGCGAAGGCTGATGAATCGCCCAATTTTCCTTGATGTTTATCTCTTCCGCTTTCTTCACTTGAAGTAATTCGAGAAACGTTACTTTTTCTGGAATAGAATTATGCATTCCCCTTTGATGATCTAAAGAGCACAATAGGCGTGCGAACCGCTCGTTTCCCTCCCGGACATGTTCATCGAGCGTAAACGGAATATGCGCTGCTTTCCGGTGTTGGATCAAAATTTCCCCTTCCCGCTCATTAATGTATCGCACAAGCGTATGAATGTTTTCTGTTAAACTTTCCTTCGTATCTGAAGCAAAAATTACAGAAATCCCGACTTCTTCGTTTTTTTCCTCCAAATATTCCAAAATAACATGTTCCGCAATTAAAGAGCGGTTGGCGACGATAAACACGAAATGCGGGGAAAACCGTTTTTTCTCTTTTTCTTCGTCCAGGTCGCGCTCCCGCAACATCTCGTAAATCGACGACAACAATTGGTCGCGTGTCTGTTCGTTATAAATAAATCCTTTCGCGAAAGAATTAGGCAGTTGAAAATGCGGGAGCCACTTCATCCATTCCCAATCCTTATAATCCTTTTCATCAAAGATGGCAACAAACCGTACATCGTGGTAACTATGGAAAAAGGCGATTTGCCCTACAAGCTGCTGAATTTCGTGATTAACAATCGCAGATTTCCCAACCATTCCCATTGCCCCGCTTGACAAATCAATCGTAAGTGGTACATTTTTTACCGTTTGATAAACTTGCGCCATCTGTTGAGCCTGTTCTAATAAATCATCAATTTCCCGATTGGCCAAATCCCCCATACTCACCGACACTTCATAGGTAGACGGAACATCCGCTTTTCCAATACGAAGATGAAGGAAATCGTCACTTTCCATCGTTCGTTCCCAAATGCGGTCGCTAATTTGCAACGCGAGTGATTTCATCTTTTCAAATGATGGAAAATGATAATATAGCACGTTTCTTTGTTTCTCGGATAGCGCGTGAAGCTCTTCCCGCTTTTGTTTCAAGTAATTCGTATAAATGCGCCGTCTCTTCTCTTTCCGTGCTTTGCGATTCTTTCTCTCCCGAAAATATTGCACGGTCGATGTCACTAATGTTGTCGCAAACATCACGATCGAAATGAGAATAAAGATGCCCCGAGGTTGAATTAAAGCAATCACTCCCATAACTAGAAGCATCATCAACGGCGGTAAAATCATCAGCCATAAACCACGCTGATCCCCGTCTCCTTCTTGGCTTGGAAACGAAATCGCAACCTTTTCGCTCGGCAGTTCATAAATCATGCGCGGCGTCCGGTGATAAACGGGATATTTTTTTTTCATTTCCGAAACCGGCAGCGCTGTTTCCGTCAGTGAAGATGTTATCTCTTGGCCGCTTGCGACCGCTAATAAATCATCCTCTAAAAAGACAAATTGTGCATACGGACATAGGATCATGTCTCCATTTTGCAAAGGAGCAACATGGGATATTTTCGTTCCATTGAGAAACAGCGGTGATTCATGGTTCGGAACAACGAACCATTCTCCCTGTTGCTTGACAAACGATACCCTCGCCGTTTTGGTTTGAATGTCTGCCTGCGGGTCAGGCGCTACCATTAGTTCGATTTTATTGCCAACGTAATAAATGTGTTGTTTTATTTCTTTGTCCATCCACACGACCGTAATCGTTTGTCCATCGTCATTTACCGTAAAGGGAGCACACGGCTTCAGCTCCCCAATTGGTTTATCTCCTTGAAGCATCGTCATGACGAAAGCATCTGTTTGTTTTCTTATTTCTATATATCCGTTACGAAATAAAAAAGATGGGATGGTGACATGATGCTCCAGTTTATTTCCAATAAAAATGCTATCCTCTTGCCCTGTCAGCGGAAATAGCTGGCAAGTATTCTCATAAAAAATCCATAATTGACTCATATAATCCTCTCCTATGATGCTCGTTGCTGCGCTTTCTTCCATTTATTTTTTCGTTTCCGCGTTGTTTGGCTGCGTGCTATTAGATGACGGTGCGTTTGGCTGTTGGTTTGGCGTTGTTGAAGCTGGAGGATTGGTTGACGGCTGTTGCGCCGGAGGTTGTTGCTGGCTTGTCTCCTCTTGCTGCTCTTCTTTCAATTGCTTTTCCTGCTCCTCCCGTTCTTTCTCATATTCTTTTATCTCTCTATCAATCTCTTCTAATTTTTGCTTCTTTTCCTCTCCGGACAACTCTTCGTCCGCCTTAATCTCTTCACGATATTTTAATAAGCCGTACACAATCAGCTCCCGATCTTCCATCGCCCTCGCCAATTCAAGCGCGTCTTCGCTTCTTCCCCGGCCGATATAAATCCAATACAGCAAATACTGCGGATCTGTTTTCAACGTAATATTATTTAATACCACTCTTCGCTGCTCTTCATTAAGCGACTCCGTCATTACGTAGGAAGAAGCCAGTTCATATTGCACTACATACGGCATTTTTTCTGGAGGGTAATTTTCCAATGTCGTAATCACATCGCTATATTTATTCTGTAAAAACAGCTCTGCACTTTGGACATATGCTTCTTGTTTTGGCTTCCAAAAAATGAACGAATAAAACGTATAAATCATAGCAGGAATTAACAAACCAATTGTCGAAAAGAAAATATATCGCTGCACGTTCCATTTTCGTTTCGGAATATATACAGACGCTCGTTCTTTCGCTTCTTCCTCATCCATCCATCGTTCTAAAACAGACAGAATCGCTTCTAGGTGTTCTGCTTGCAATATTCCCTTGGCGATATCAGAACATTTTAATGTTTCATAAAATTTCATATATTCTTCAAAACGGTGTTGCCCGTCTGTCAGCGCCAGCACTGTCGCTTTTACTTCCTGAAGGAGACGCGCTTCATCCGGCTCATATGGCGGCAGGCTCTCTTTTATTCCGACATGAAGGAAGAAAGGTTCCAACCCATGATCAAACACAAGGTTTTCCGGGCATACAATAAGGATAAAACGGCGAAGAGAGTGGTTTTTCACTTTTATGACGAGTTGATATGCCGCTCTCAGCCGGGAAAGCAACGATTTTTTTCGTACAGCTGAAAAAGGAAAAAACGATGCGGGTGGAGTGATGGCGATTTTCACTTCATCCTCGGACACGTCAATATCCCGCGATAAATAAGGATCGATTTCCTTTATAATCTGTAATTCTAGCGGATGCTGCATTCTTAATTTCGCGCGTTGAAAGACAATCGCATAATGTTTATCTTTGGTCATTACGGCATCGATTTGCGCTTCCAAATAAGTTTTTTTCTCTTCCATATAAAGTAGGACTCCTTTTCTCATTCTCGATGGCTACAATATGATGATGCGGTCTCCATTTGTAATTCCGCTGTCCTTTAATGTAAAATGGCCCGGGCAGACCATTTGTTTATTGTCTACCCGCACCCAGTAGCCTTCTCTTGGCGGCACCGATATGTTTTTTAGCTGCCAAACAATATCGATGAGTTTTTTGATTGAATAAAAATTGGACAGACGAAGATCAAATACATCCTCTGTATAATGCCGAAGATCGATGGTAACTTGAATGTACATGATGATAAGCCTCCAATATAGAAAAAAGCGCCATAATCTTTCTCAAGATTTGTAGCGCTTTTTTCAAACGTGTCACTCTTTATCCACGAATTTGGCTGGCGATTTGCTGATCTGTTTCTTCCAAAATCGTAGCGGAATTGTGCAATTGTTGCGCGATTTCGTTTAGTAGTACAGCCATTTTTTCAAACGCTGGACGCAACTCGTGGTACTGCTGGATGAATGCTTCACTGGAAGCACCTTCCCAAATTCCTTGCAGCATATTGCTCATTTGATCCAATCTTGAAACCAATTCCGTGACATTAGAGCTTTCCGTATTATATTGTCTTGCGACTCCTCGCAACTCTTCCGGCGTTAAACGAATAACTCCTGACATATTCTCTCCCCCTATACCCATATTTTCCCTTATATTTTAGCGAAAGGGAAAATCACCGGTCAACAAAATATAGGAATTTATATAAAAATAAGGATATTATACCAATTTTTAAGTAAATAAACTTATTTTTCTATGTCTTTTTTCTTAATAACACCAATAAAGAACAAAGGATAGTAGGCAAAAAGAATCGTGATTATCTACTTATCTTTTGATTTTCCTGTCATTGCGCATCCTCCTATCATAACCTACCATATAACGCCAGTAAGCCATTGCCGGGCGCATCCCTCCCCATTTATATCCATACATAGCCTTTTCTTTCCTGCCACTGCAGAGTAACAAATCATTCCATTTTGATAAATTAGAACTAAGGACTTTTATCCTTTATCTTAAAGATAGTCACATTATTCTGCACGACTTTCTTTTGAAACGGAACAAAATTCCATAAAAAAAGTATGGCGCATCTCCGTTTTGCCATACTTTCACTTTCCCGCTTATTTTTGCGCTTTAAATTGTTTCAAGCGCTGAATCCACTCGTCCCTTGTTTTATCAGGCATAGCATCTCCTAATTTTGTGTATCGTACAAGATATAAATCATCTCCTTGAGCAAACAAACGAGCTACTTCATGTTGATCATCTTGTACCTTCGCATCTTTCACAATGAATTCGTAAATTTCTTCTTGATCTGCTGATTCAAATGTATGGAAGGTGATGTGGCCATTTGTCGCTTTGGTCAACGATTGCTTATACGCCTCCAGCCAGGTTTTCAGCCCAACTGTCGAATTCATTTTTTCTAAACGATGTATCGTGTATAGCTCTGTCCAGTTTTCTACACTTTCGCCCTCCAACACAAACTCCCAAATATATTCCCCGTTAGCTGAATTAAAGTAGTCAAGCACCCATTTTCGATCATCAAACTTTAAATCCATTTTTTCTATTTGGTTCTTTCCATCTTGTACATCTGTCTCCAGCGGATTACCATTCTCATCTAAAAAAACAGTCTTTGTCATTATCGTGTTGTATATTTTCCATTTCCCATTTTCGGGGCGCAACACATGATATCCGGTTATTTCGTTATTTTGAAACGCAGGTCCTTCGATTTTTATTGTTTTTTGTATAAACTTCACTTTTGCTTCTTTCTCCGATTTTTCCATCACTTCAACATTGGATATCTCTGTTTTTAATTTATACGCTTTGCTGATTTCCTCGAACAGTTTTTTGCTTTGTTCATAAAGAGGAGACTGTGTATGGATGGTTTCCATATATTTGTCTACATTTCCCTCATCAAACGCTTTGAAATTATCGTTAATAACAGCGATTAATTCTTTGTCGGACGGGATTTTTGCTTGTGTTTTGCTTTCTTTCTCCGGTTTTTTACTTCCTGTTTCCTCATGGGTGCATCCGAATAATACTAGGCTTATAAGCATCATGATGGAAACCAAAACGGTTCGGTATGTTTTCATGGTCTCTTCTCCTTTCTGTTCTTAAAGGTGCCATCTCATGCACGCCTTCTTCCTTTTCCCCCTCGAAACTGCGCCATTCATTTTCCCACGTATATGCATATTACCTTTTCTGTTCTCGAATAATGACATCATAATACAAGGTGATATCTTGTGCTCTCATCTCATTAATCATGTCTGTGTATAGCGAAGCGACGTATCTCATGTCATCCCTAAACGTATAATTAATCGATAGGTTATTTTTTTGATACTGTTTTATCGCTTCATTGGTTTTGTCGATGATTTGCCCCCTGCCATATTTCATTTCATGATGAATCAAATGAACCAATTCCGCATCCAATTCACTCATTCTATTTAATTGTTGAATAAACGTGTTCGCTTTATACGTAAAATCCTGCTCTGGACCAAAATGATAGAGCATATTCAGTTGTCCCATACAGAATATCTCCCCTTATCAATACCGCAAATCAAATATTTTGGACACATTTTGGTCCTGCTCAAAAAACTCCTCAAACGATTTTTTAATAGTTTCAATGAGTTCTTTTCCTCTAGAAATTTCATGTCCATAATACGAAAACATCGCTTCTTCAAAGATATACGGAATCCTCGGATCCAACGGGGGAATAGACTCATGAACATCAATGCGGCGTAACACATATACTTGTTCGGCATCGTAGGTAAAATGTCCCAGTAAATGCTGATAGGCCCACGGGTTTTGTTCCATGTCCTCGATTTTCTTCATCAGTTCTCGTTTTTGTATTTCAAAATCCTCTACATATTCATCGAAATAACGCTGCTTCATCTTATGCAATACCGCTTCTTTTTCTTCCATAATTTGCAGTCCCTTTTGATATATTCTTACGGCGGAGGAAAGATTCATCCGGATTTCGTGTTCTCCCACCTTCTTGATTAAAATCAAATTTCCATACTCATCATACGCTCTGCCTTTGGAACGGGCGAGAGCATTGATGACATCCTTCAAGGAATGGGCATTCACGCTCGTGGTGATAGCATTTTGAAGATTCTTCGTATTTTCTTGGATGATTTGAAAATGTTTGACAATGTCCGATACCTTATCCGAAATCTGGGATAACTCCTCAATCAATACCATAATCACAGTAAGATTAAAAAACAGCTCATGTAACGATGTGACATCAGTCAATTGCTTAATCACAACAAAAAGGGCATGAAGCCGTTGTTTAATCCATGCGACATCTTTTTCAATTTCCTTGACTTCTCTCAACACTGTGTTCTTTTCCTCCACCGTCATGTAACCTAATTGCACGAATACACTCAATATCGGGTCCAAATTTTTATATAGTATTCCGATGTGCTCGAGCAGCACCGGAATCTTCTCACTCATTTCATCATACATATGACGGATTTTAGAAAGAATTTCACCGAATTCACCGAACATATGCATGAGTTTAGAAAAAACTTCTCCTGTATTCATCACATAGTCTATGGCATCATAGCCCTGAAGCAACTCAATATAGCCTTGAAGCGACTCAAGCGACTCAATAAGGGAGAGATCAACGCCCGTCATCGCCTGAACGACCCCATCAAATCCTTTTTCATTGTAAACATCTGAATATTGCGATAAATACATTTGAATTGCTTTTACATCTTTATCGGATATTTTCGCAATCAAATCTTTGATACTAGTAAAATCCTTGTTCGTATCAATGACCTGACGGCTTCCGATATCAATGAATCCCCGCACCCCGCTCACCGCATACAACAGATCCTCTTCGGCGGTTAGATGATGAATCGAACGCTCGTCGATTTGCTTTTTATAGTATTCTTCCGCAAAGGCCTTGAGCTCGGAAGGGGGGAGGTAGTAGATTTCTTCATAATGTTCAGGATTTAAATTAAATTTTTTTACTAATTGACCCCAGAAATATGGATCAATCGTTGCTAATTGATAAAAACTGGGTGGTGCATCGTTAATGACATATACTTTTTCATATCTCTGTTTTGTGATTTGTATTGTCTCGTTTAAATTTCCGCCCAGTGAATGTCCCAGTCCAATTTTTTTTAGTTTAATATGACTGCCATTATTTCTAAGTTTTTCATTAATTTTTTTGGTCACTAACTTATCAAATAGGATTGCGTCTCTATATTGGTTTTTATTTTGGCCCACAAAAATTCCAAAGACATTGTAAGTCCAATCAAGAGGCTTCCAAGTGTCTTTTTCCGGCGTTTCGCTTCCCCTCGTAATGGTATACTCTTGATTGATTCCCTTTTCCTCGTCATAAAAATGAATCACTGTGCCATCAAAACCGGAATCGACATCGTTTAAATTCTTAAAATCATCAGAACGGTAAATGGTAATATTTGCAGGTGGCTCTTTTCCCGTCTCTTCGATATAAATTCTTTTGATTTCTCTTTTGATTTCGTCAATGGTAAGATTTTGATATTCTACATTCATAATCCGCGCACGCAATATATCCGTATTTAGCACTTCTTCATTTGACACAAATTCTTCCGCCCCCTCCATCAATACTGAAATTTAATCGATTTCATAAGCATTTTTGCCCGTTCTTCTTCTTTTTTTACATCTATGCTACATTTCTGATTTGCGTCCTTACAAGTGACTGCATATATAAATTGAACTGCTTGATGACTGCGTTTTGACTTTACATAACTGAAAAAGTAATAAATAATATCACTATTATTATTGGAAATATATTGTTCATTCTTACCAAAGTAAATCGTTTTGTCATTTAGTTCAAGCTTCGCATATTTTCCATTATAGTGAACATCATCAGATAGCAGACTGATGTTTACATCAATGTCTTCTGTTATTTTTCTATTTTCATATATCATTCTAATATAGTTAGATATATTTTCTTCCCCCCTTCCACCTCCAAAATGCAAGGCTTCAAAATATTTACCATGCTTTTCATAAAACATGCGGTCCATTTTTGCATTTTTCGGATACAGCATCGTATATCCGCCGGTTTTCGATTTGAATAAGTAATACCCTTCTTTCACTTCTTTCGGCGAAACCATAAATTCCCGAGTAAACTCGTCTTGAAACGCCACCGTGTCCGGCAACTTCTCCGGCTGAGCCTTCGAATCCATCTCACACCCCCCAATCAATATCAATGTCAATAGCAGCAAGTTTCTCCATCTCTTAAGCAAAGGACGCTCTCCTTTCCCAATTATCTCCATTCTCTCTATACGTATCATATGATCACGGTGTGATCAATAAAAAATGTTATTATATCCAAATTCAAGAAAAAAGAACTATAGCTTTAAGAGGAAATGTAGGCGACTTATGACTTTAGACCTTATTGATGAATCTGAGAAATGAAAAGAAAATGGGGGCTTGTCTTGCATGTCCTTTGAGGGGATTTTTGAAAGAGGTACCTGACATACACTTGGTCAAATCGATGTGCAGTGAGTTGGATCATTTGGACATGGT
It encodes:
- the essC gene encoding type VII secretion protein EssC, with product MSQLWIFYENTCQLFPLTGQEDSIFIGNKLEHHVTIPSFLFRNGYIEIRKQTDAFVMTMLQGDKPIGELKPCAPFTVNDDGQTITVVWMDKEIKQHIYYVGNKIELMVAPDPQADIQTKTARVSFVKQQGEWFVVPNHESPLFLNGTKISHVAPLQNGDMILCPYAQFVFLEDDLLAVASGQEITSSLTETALPVSEMKKKYPVYHRTPRMIYELPSEKVAISFPSQEGDGDQRGLWLMILPPLMMLLVMGVIALIQPRGIFILISIVMFATTLVTSTVQYFRERKNRKARKEKRRRIYTNYLKQKREELHALSEKQRNVLYYHFPSFEKMKSLALQISDRIWERTMESDDFLHLRIGKADVPSTYEVSVSMGDLANREIDDLLEQAQQMAQVYQTVKNVPLTIDLSSGAMGMVGKSAIVNHEIQQLVGQIAFFHSYHDVRFVAIFDEKDYKDWEWMKWLPHFQLPNSFAKGFIYNEQTRDQLLSSIYEMLRERDLDEEKEKKRFSPHFVFIVANRSLIAEHVILEYLEEKNEEVGISVIFASDTKESLTENIHTLVRYINEREGEILIQHRKAAHIPFTLDEHVREGNERFARLLCSLDHQRGMHNSIPEKVTFLELLQVKKAEEINIKENWAIHQPSRSLAVPIGLKGKKDVVELNLHEKAHGPHGLVAGTTGSGKSELLQTYILSLAVHFHPHEVAFLLIDYKGGGMAQPFKNIPHLLGTITNIHGSKNFSARALASINSELKKRQRLFDRYEVNHINDYMELYKQGKAKEPLPHLFLIADEFAELKSEEPDFIRELVSAARIGRSLGVHLILATQKPRGVIDEQIWSNARFRISLKVQDASDSKEILKNGDAATITVTGRAYLQVGNNEVYELFQSAWSGAPYMEEGFESEDDIYIVTDLGLVPVSNIDAKMKKNKKKQKTEIEMVVQEIIKTQQQLGIEKLPSPWLPPLSSRLHRPALLERDTAYFPIGLKDEPELQRQSDYLYQWLEDGNIGIFGSAGYGKSTTAMTLLMSFASVYSPEQLHYYIFDFGNSALLPLRQLPHTADYFRFDDEKKIEKFIKLMKEEIERRKQRFIEKEVSTIKLYNTLSEEKLPIIFITIDNFDLVKEEMPDFETQLIQYARDGQSLGIFLMITATRISGVRPSLMNNLKTKIVHYFLDSSERFSIIGRTPYEVEPIPGRALVKKEQAVLTQIYLPADGEDDIAVLENVKEEIARLKEKYKGMHKPKPIPMLPSRLPFAVFAKTYVVQPQPGLIPIGLDEETVRPVSLHIQTNPHCLVVGQSRKGKTNAIKVILESLLSQPTAGIGLLDGVDRGLALYANKENVTYIETKEQMHDWLDEANGILQKREEEYLAAIGKADVHFQDFSPVVFVADSLARLQQSADSKIHERIAMMMKRYSHLGFSVIVAGNANEFTKGFDALTTELKQIRQAILVMKKSEQSLFALPFTRHEPEVDPGFGYFVLNGKEQKIQIPKVE
- the essB gene encoding type VII secretion protein EssB yields the protein MEEKKTYLEAQIDAVMTKDKHYAIVFQRAKLRMQHPLELQIIKEIDPYLSRDIDVSEDEVKIAITPPASFFPFSAVRKKSLLSRLRAAYQLVIKVKNHSLRRFILIVCPENLVFDHGLEPFFLHVGIKESLPPYEPDEARLLQEVKATVLALTDGQHRFEEYMKFYETLKCSDIAKGILQAEHLEAILSVLERWMDEEEAKERASVYIPKRKWNVQRYIFFSTIGLLIPAMIYTFYSFIFWKPKQEAYVQSAELFLQNKYSDVITTLENYPPEKMPYVVQYELASSYVMTESLNEEQRRVVLNNITLKTDPQYLLYWIYIGRGRSEDALELARAMEDRELIVYGLLKYREEIKADEELSGEEKKQKLEEIDREIKEYEKEREEQEKQLKEEQQEETSQQQPPAQQPSTNPPASTTPNQQPNAPSSNSTQPNNAETKK
- a CDS encoding EsaB/YukD family protein is translated as MYIQVTIDLRHYTEDVFDLRLSNFYSIKKLIDIVWQLKNISVPPREGYWVRVDNKQMVCPGHFTLKDSGITNGDRIIIL
- a CDS encoding WXG100 family type VII secretion target, with protein sequence MSGVIRLTPEELRGVARQYNTESSNVTELVSRLDQMSNMLQGIWEGASSEAFIQQYHELRPAFEKMAVLLNEIAQQLHNSATILEETDQQIASQIRG
- a CDS encoding DUF6792 domain-containing protein, whose amino-acid sequence is MSNEEVLNTDILRARIMNVEYQNLTIDEIKREIKRIYIEETGKEPPANITIYRSDDFKNLNDVDSGFDGTVIHFYDEEKGINQEYTITRGSETPEKDTWKPLDWTYNVFGIFVGQNKNQYRDAILFDKLVTKKINEKLRNNGSHIKLKKIGLGHSLGGNLNETIQITKQRYEKVYVINDAPPSFYQLATIDPYFWGQLVKKFNLNPEHYEEIYYLPPSELKAFAEEYYKKQIDERSIHHLTAEEDLLYAVSGVRGFIDIGSRQVIDTNKDFTSIKDLIAKISDKDVKAIQMYLSQYSDVYNEKGFDGVVQAMTGVDLSLIESLESLQGYIELLQGYDAIDYVMNTGEVFSKLMHMFGEFGEILSKIRHMYDEMSEKIPVLLEHIGILYKNLDPILSVFVQLGYMTVEEKNTVLREVKEIEKDVAWIKQRLHALFVVIKQLTDVTSLHELFFNLTVIMVLIEELSQISDKVSDIVKHFQIIQENTKNLQNAITTSVNAHSLKDVINALARSKGRAYDEYGNLILIKKVGEHEIRMNLSSAVRIYQKGLQIMEEKEAVLHKMKQRYFDEYVEDFEIQKRELMKKIEDMEQNPWAYQHLLGHFTYDAEQVYVLRRIDVHESIPPLDPRIPYIFEEAMFSYYGHEISRGKELIETIKKSFEEFFEQDQNVSKIFDLRY